A region from the Variovorax sp. RKNM96 genome encodes:
- a CDS encoding SgcJ/EcaC family oxidoreductase: MMQIQQPEDAPHAFQAAWNNHDMASLGALFHEDATFVSRFGHYVRGAEKIVELHAPIHATIYSDSTLENELIDVAAISDGVAVTHFWSRLTAGAAHPAGPHAVDTLILAVLTRQAGEWRIKALENVTLTNPRTGEIVLRDDQGS, encoded by the coding sequence ATGATGCAGATACAGCAACCCGAAGACGCGCCCCACGCATTTCAAGCCGCCTGGAACAACCACGACATGGCCTCCCTCGGCGCGCTGTTCCATGAGGACGCGACGTTCGTGAGCCGGTTCGGACACTACGTGCGCGGCGCCGAGAAGATCGTCGAACTGCATGCCCCCATCCACGCCACCATCTACAGCGATTCCACGCTGGAGAACGAACTGATCGACGTGGCCGCGATCAGCGACGGCGTGGCCGTCACGCACTTCTGGAGCCGCCTCACAGCCGGTGCTGCTCACCCGGCGGGCCCGCACGCCGTCGACACGCTGATCCTTGCCGTGCTGACGCGGCAGGCTGGCGAGTGGCGGATCAAGGCGCTGGAGAACGTCACGCTGACGAACCCCCGCACGGGGGAAATCGTGTTGAGAGACGACCAGGGTTCCTGA
- a CDS encoding YfbM family protein: protein MSCLGVHFALTPDDALALEAIGNDDDCLEHLTENIEERYFKEAEAYIAESDKSWDAMHRALSGGTLSRSGGAYPLNHVVLGGTSLYADDDYIMSLKTPAQVRDIAAALAPIDEAEFRRLYNNIDPEDYDGDVSDDDFEYTWSWFAGVRDLYAKAAAEGRFVLFTADQ from the coding sequence ATGAGTTGCCTCGGTGTTCATTTCGCTCTCACCCCAGACGATGCGCTGGCCTTGGAAGCCATCGGTAACGACGACGATTGTCTCGAGCATCTGACAGAGAACATAGAGGAGCGCTATTTCAAGGAGGCCGAGGCTTACATAGCCGAGTCCGACAAGTCGTGGGATGCCATGCATCGGGCCCTCTCGGGCGGAACGCTGTCCCGGTCCGGCGGAGCCTATCCGCTCAACCACGTTGTCCTGGGCGGGACCAGTCTCTACGCCGACGACGACTACATCATGAGCCTGAAGACGCCGGCGCAAGTCCGGGATATCGCGGCGGCCTTGGCGCCCATCGACGAAGCTGAATTCAGGCGGCTCTACAACAACATCGATCCCGAGGACTACGACGGTGATGTTTCCGACGACGACTTCGAGTACACATGGAGCTGGTTCGCCGGCGTGAGAGATCTGTATGCCAAGGCGGCTGCCGAAGGTCGCTTCGTGCTTTTCACCGCCGATCAATAG
- a CDS encoding DUF2200 domain-containing protein, whose protein sequence is MTMPKHSIFTMAFAKVYPMYVQKAERKGRTKEEVDQIICWLTGYDKAGLDRQIERQNDFQTFFAEAPAIHPNSALIKGVVCGVRVEDIDDPLMQKIRHLDKLIDELAKGKAMEKILRP, encoded by the coding sequence ATGACGATGCCCAAGCATTCAATTTTCACGATGGCCTTCGCGAAGGTCTATCCGATGTACGTTCAAAAAGCGGAACGCAAGGGCCGTACGAAAGAAGAGGTCGACCAGATCATCTGCTGGCTGACGGGCTATGACAAAGCCGGATTGGATCGGCAGATCGAGCGGCAGAACGACTTTCAGACTTTCTTTGCCGAAGCGCCGGCCATTCACCCGAACAGCGCGCTCATCAAGGGCGTGGTCTGCGGTGTGCGCGTGGAGGACATCGACGATCCGCTCATGCAGAAGATCCGCCACCTGGACAAGCTCATCGATGAGCTGGCCAAGGGAAAGGCGATGGAAAAAATCCTGCGACCGTAG
- a CDS encoding M20/M25/M40 family metallo-hydrolase encodes MTKRSSSFFTLRSIALACGLALGAVAAAQAAPDARLLAAAEKAQPAVIDNLKEMVQIESGSLNVDGLLKMADVIEGRLKAAGFKTERRKTQAGAGADIVIGTLKGTGKRKIMLQGHMDTVYAAGILGSQPYKVDGNRIYGPGIADDKGGIAVMLASLKILADAGWRDYDTLTVLLNPDEEVGSVGSGELIATTADLHDTVLSFEPTAAKSVAKGESLLLGAAGIAQATMEVKGRAAHAGAAPELGRNALYELSYQMLQTKDLAKDIPGVTLNWTVARATGPINQITEKAQALGDIRITQPGAEKKLNEVLQAKIASGKLIPDTETTVKVEVGRPAFVAGAKGRALAEKAQAIYKEIDRDLALTPMTGGGTDAGYAGRSGKATVVESFGLAGFGYHARDEYIEVDSIVPRIYLVTRLLTEIGKQ; translated from the coding sequence ATGACCAAGCGCTCTTCCTCTTTCTTCACCCTGCGTTCCATTGCACTGGCCTGCGGCCTCGCACTCGGCGCCGTTGCTGCCGCCCAAGCCGCGCCCGATGCAAGACTGCTCGCCGCTGCCGAAAAGGCGCAGCCCGCCGTCATCGACAACCTCAAGGAGATGGTGCAGATCGAATCGGGCAGCCTCAACGTCGATGGCCTGCTCAAGATGGCCGACGTGATCGAGGGGCGCCTGAAGGCCGCGGGCTTCAAGACCGAGCGCCGCAAGACACAAGCCGGCGCGGGCGCCGACATCGTCATCGGCACGCTCAAGGGCACGGGCAAGCGCAAGATCATGCTGCAGGGCCACATGGACACGGTGTATGCCGCCGGCATCCTCGGCAGCCAGCCCTACAAGGTGGACGGCAACCGCATCTACGGCCCCGGCATCGCCGACGACAAGGGCGGCATCGCGGTGATGCTGGCGTCGCTCAAGATCCTGGCCGATGCGGGCTGGCGCGACTACGACACGCTCACCGTGCTGTTGAACCCCGATGAAGAAGTGGGCTCGGTGGGCTCGGGCGAACTCATCGCCACCACGGCCGACCTGCACGACACGGTGCTGTCGTTCGAGCCGACGGCCGCCAAGTCGGTGGCCAAGGGCGAGTCGCTGCTGCTCGGCGCGGCCGGTATCGCGCAGGCCACGATGGAGGTGAAGGGCCGCGCGGCGCACGCGGGCGCCGCGCCCGAGCTCGGCCGCAACGCGCTGTACGAGCTGTCGTACCAGATGCTGCAGACCAAGGACCTCGCCAAGGACATCCCGGGCGTGACGCTCAACTGGACCGTGGCGCGCGCCACCGGCCCGATCAACCAGATCACCGAGAAGGCACAGGCGCTGGGCGACATCCGCATCACGCAGCCGGGCGCCGAGAAGAAACTCAATGAAGTGCTGCAGGCGAAGATCGCGAGCGGCAAGCTGATCCCCGACACGGAGACGACGGTGAAGGTCGAGGTCGGCCGCCCGGCATTCGTGGCGGGCGCGAAGGGCCGCGCATTGGCCGAGAAGGCGCAGGCGATCTACAAGGAAATCGACCGCGACCTCGCGCTGACCCCGATGACCGGCGGCGGCACCGACGCGGGCTATGCGGGCCGCTCGGGCAAGGCCACGGTGGTCGAGAGCTTCGGCCTCGCGGGCTTCGGCTACCACGCACGCGACGAGTACATCGAAGTCGATTCGATCGTGCCGCGCATCTACCTCGTCACGCGCCTGCTGACCGAGATCGGCAAGCAGTAA
- a CDS encoding DUF3300 domain-containing protein: MNIQRPPLPLPRLLAVTLCISALAIAGCDKAAPPSAVAPPTAAADPAISIPPPTVPQAPAAPVPVAYTPPSAEQLYQLVAPIALYPDKLVAQILAGATYPEQITAAHDWLGQNQSLKAGPLADAANQQPWDPSVKSLTAFRPVLDQLAGNIAWTESLGKAYYNDPADVMNAIQVMRQRASSAGRLKNNSKLRVASAAAPRNYVPAPDMQPVYGGPAVIEPPQRLITIEPVQPDVVYVPSYDPQVIYGEPLPVYPGYAYAPPPPVEVAPGYSRGQVAAAGALAFGTGVIVGAALERHGWGWNSWNMNWGAPRDRRFDRDRVAQPAFARPAVVYNNSTYISRSTTVVNNNVRNVYNNNDRNGGPRGMPPGASPPNFAQQQQQAQFAQQQQQQQARQQQAVAQQQQLQQQQAQQRAQQQAQQQQAQQLQAQQAQQQQQARQAQIQQRQQQDQVRRQQAQQAQQQAQQQAHAANQLPQQQQQARLQQQQQQEQLRRQQTEQQQQARAASQQAQQQQQRALQDRQRQQQQSQQAQQAQQDQSRRQQMQQQQQAQQQAQARAAQQQQAQQQQIQRQQAQQQQHQQQAQNEARQQQEQARRQQQQQQQQQAQAARAQQQQAMQQQQQQRQQQMQQQQQAHQAQQTQARQQQQQQQAQQHAAAAAAAAAAHRPPARPGEPPRQQP; this comes from the coding sequence ATGAACATCCAACGTCCCCCTCTTCCCCTGCCCCGGTTGCTCGCGGTCACGCTGTGCATCAGCGCACTCGCCATCGCCGGCTGCGACAAGGCCGCCCCGCCGAGTGCCGTCGCGCCACCGACAGCCGCTGCGGACCCGGCCATCTCGATACCTCCGCCCACGGTGCCGCAAGCCCCCGCAGCCCCCGTGCCGGTCGCCTACACGCCGCCATCGGCCGAGCAGCTCTACCAACTGGTCGCCCCCATCGCGCTCTACCCCGACAAGCTTGTCGCGCAGATCCTTGCCGGCGCCACCTATCCCGAGCAGATCACCGCCGCGCACGACTGGCTCGGGCAGAACCAGTCGCTCAAGGCCGGCCCGCTCGCCGATGCGGCCAACCAGCAGCCCTGGGACCCGAGCGTGAAGTCGCTCACCGCCTTTCGTCCCGTGCTCGACCAGCTCGCCGGCAACATCGCGTGGACCGAATCGCTCGGCAAGGCCTACTACAACGACCCGGCCGACGTGATGAACGCGATCCAGGTCATGCGGCAGCGCGCATCGAGCGCGGGCCGGCTCAAGAACAACAGCAAGCTGCGGGTCGCGAGCGCCGCGGCGCCGCGCAACTACGTGCCGGCGCCGGACATGCAGCCCGTCTACGGCGGGCCCGCCGTGATCGAGCCGCCGCAGCGGCTGATCACCATCGAGCCCGTGCAGCCCGACGTGGTGTACGTGCCGAGCTACGACCCGCAGGTGATCTACGGCGAGCCCCTGCCCGTCTACCCCGGCTATGCCTATGCGCCGCCACCGCCCGTCGAGGTCGCGCCCGGCTACAGCCGCGGCCAGGTTGCCGCGGCCGGCGCGCTGGCGTTCGGCACGGGCGTGATCGTGGGCGCGGCACTGGAGCGCCATGGCTGGGGCTGGAATTCGTGGAACATGAACTGGGGCGCACCGCGCGATCGCAGGTTTGACCGCGACCGCGTGGCGCAGCCGGCCTTTGCACGGCCCGCGGTGGTCTACAACAACAGCACCTACATCTCGCGCTCGACCACGGTGGTCAACAACAACGTGCGCAATGTCTACAACAACAACGACCGCAACGGGGGTCCGCGCGGCATGCCGCCCGGCGCATCGCCGCCCAACTTTGCGCAGCAGCAACAACAGGCACAGTTCGCGCAACAGCAGCAACAACAACAGGCGCGGCAGCAGCAGGCCGTAGCGCAACAACAGCAATTGCAGCAACAGCAAGCCCAGCAACGCGCACAGCAGCAGGCTCAACAACAACAGGCGCAACAGTTGCAGGCCCAGCAAGCCCAACAGCAACAACAGGCACGGCAGGCGCAGATCCAGCAACGGCAGCAGCAGGACCAGGTACGACGCCAGCAAGCGCAGCAGGCACAGCAACAGGCCCAGCAGCAAGCGCATGCCGCCAACCAGCTGCCGCAGCAGCAGCAACAGGCGCGACTCCAGCAGCAACAACAGCAGGAGCAGTTGCGGCGCCAGCAGACGGAACAGCAACAGCAGGCACGCGCCGCGAGCCAGCAGGCCCAGCAACAGCAGCAGCGCGCGTTGCAGGACCGGCAGCGCCAACAGCAGCAATCGCAACAGGCGCAGCAAGCCCAGCAAGATCAGTCACGGCGCCAGCAGATGCAGCAGCAACAACAGGCGCAACAGCAAGCCCAAGCCCGTGCGGCCCAGCAGCAACAGGCTCAACAGCAGCAGATACAGCGGCAGCAGGCGCAGCAGCAGCAACATCAGCAGCAGGCCCAGAACGAGGCCCGGCAGCAGCAGGAGCAGGCGCGCCGTCAGCAGCAGCAGCAGCAACAACAGCAGGCCCAGGCCGCACGCGCACAACAGCAACAGGCGATGCAACAACAGCAGCAGCAACGCCAGCAGCAGATGCAGCAACAGCAGCAAGCCCACCAGGCGCAACAGACGCAGGCGCGCCAGCAGCAACAGCAACAACAAGCCCAGCAGCACGCCGCAGCGGCTGCCGCAGCGGCCGCGGCTCACCGTCCACCGGCCCGTCCGGGCGAGCCACCACGTCAGCAGCCTTGA
- a CDS encoding DUF3299 domain-containing protein: MRIAKKTSTITAFNRLSLLLAGAGLAAMAWAAEPAPKDTTASNPLGGKAAAPAVAKGTPGQPRQITWEELVPKDWDPAKDFKGMDLSALDDGDPRANEMLMKMQEVSNNAPTNPAMNGAEIKIPGFIVPLEEAKGEVTEFLLVPYFGACIHTPPPPANQILHVIPQKGAKFRAMDTVWVTGKLQTQRNDSMMGVSGYHVSASSVTKYSGGAK; this comes from the coding sequence ATGCGCATCGCAAAGAAGACTTCCACGATCACGGCTTTCAATCGGCTTTCATTGCTGCTGGCCGGCGCCGGCCTCGCAGCGATGGCATGGGCCGCCGAGCCCGCGCCCAAGGACACCACCGCGTCGAACCCGCTCGGCGGCAAGGCCGCTGCACCCGCCGTTGCCAAGGGCACGCCGGGCCAGCCGCGCCAGATCACCTGGGAAGAACTGGTGCCCAAGGACTGGGACCCGGCCAAGGACTTCAAGGGCATGGACCTGAGCGCGCTGGACGACGGCGACCCGCGCGCCAACGAGATGCTCATGAAGATGCAAGAAGTGTCGAACAACGCCCCGACCAACCCCGCGATGAACGGCGCCGAGATCAAGATCCCCGGCTTCATCGTGCCGCTCGAAGAGGCCAAGGGCGAGGTCACCGAGTTCCTGCTGGTGCCCTACTTCGGCGCCTGCATCCACACGCCGCCGCCGCCGGCCAACCAGATCCTGCACGTCATTCCGCAGAAGGGCGCCAAGTTCCGCGCCATGGACACCGTGTGGGTCACCGGCAAGCTGCAGACCCAGCGCAACGATTCGATGATGGGCGTGAGCGGCTACCACGTGAGCGCCAGCAGCGTCACCAAGTACTCGGGCGGCGCGAAGTAA
- a CDS encoding FtsX-like permease family protein — MNALFSIAWRSAWNRRFTLALTVFSIALSTFLLLGVERIRTELRENFASSVSGTDLIVGARTGSTQLLLYSVFRIGAATNNISWKSVQALAAHQGVDWVVPLSLGDSHRGFAVLATSPEYFTRFRYGDKQLLKLREGKPFSELFDAVVGAEVADKLGYHVGQKITLAHGSGELNVAEHADKPFTVVGVLARTGTPVDRTVHIGLEAMEAIHLEWVGGAPMPGVKIPAEQVRKFDLTPKNVTAALVGLKNRAAVFGVQRWISTYNGEPLMAILPGVALDELWSVIGIGENALLLMSALVALVSLAGLVSVVMAGLNERRRELAVLRAVGAGLRHVLALLALEGAMVTVLGVALGVVMAVLGIALLSPWLQSQFGLTLSLSEPTLNEWLLMASLLVAGWLASLLPGIRAYRLSLADGLSPRI; from the coding sequence ATGAACGCGCTCTTCTCCATCGCATGGCGCAGCGCCTGGAACCGCCGGTTCACGCTCGCGCTCACGGTGTTCTCGATCGCGCTCTCCACCTTCCTTCTGCTGGGCGTCGAACGCATCCGCACCGAGCTGCGCGAGAACTTCGCCTCGTCCGTCTCGGGCACCGACCTCATCGTCGGCGCGCGCACCGGCTCCACGCAGCTCCTGCTGTACTCAGTGTTCCGCATCGGCGCGGCCACCAACAACATCTCGTGGAAGAGCGTGCAGGCGCTGGCCGCGCACCAGGGCGTCGACTGGGTCGTGCCGCTGTCGCTGGGCGATTCGCACCGCGGCTTCGCGGTGCTGGCCACCTCGCCCGAGTACTTCACGCGCTTTCGATATGGCGACAAGCAATTGCTGAAGTTGCGCGAGGGCAAGCCCTTCAGCGAACTCTTCGACGCGGTGGTGGGCGCCGAGGTGGCCGACAAGCTCGGCTACCACGTGGGCCAGAAGATCACGCTCGCGCACGGCAGCGGTGAACTCAATGTGGCCGAGCACGCCGACAAGCCCTTCACCGTGGTCGGTGTGCTCGCGCGCACCGGCACGCCGGTCGACCGCACGGTGCACATCGGCCTGGAAGCGATGGAGGCCATCCACCTCGAATGGGTGGGCGGCGCGCCGATGCCCGGCGTGAAGATTCCCGCCGAGCAGGTGCGCAAGTTCGACCTCACGCCCAAGAACGTGACGGCCGCGCTCGTGGGCCTGAAGAACCGCGCCGCGGTGTTCGGCGTGCAGCGCTGGATTTCCACCTACAACGGCGAACCGCTGATGGCCATCCTCCCCGGCGTGGCGCTCGACGAGCTGTGGAGCGTGATCGGCATCGGCGAGAACGCGCTCCTGCTGATGTCGGCGCTGGTCGCGCTGGTGAGCCTCGCGGGCCTGGTCTCGGTGGTGATGGCGGGCCTGAACGAACGGCGCCGCGAACTGGCCGTGCTGCGCGCCGTGGGCGCGGGCCTGCGCCATGTGCTGGCGCTGCTCGCGCTCGAGGGCGCGATGGTCACCGTGCTGGGCGTGGCCTTGGGCGTGGTGATGGCGGTGCTCGGCATCGCCCTGCTGTCGCCGTGGCTGCAGTCGCAGTTCGGGCTGACATTGAGCCTCTCGGAACCTACACTCAACGAATGGCTGCTGATGGCGAGCCTGCTGGTCGCAGGTTGGCTGGCAAGCCTGCTCCCTGGCATTCGCGCCTATCGACTCTCACTGGCGGACGGCCTCTCACCGAGGATTTGA
- a CDS encoding ABC transporter ATP-binding protein: protein MSTASQADSTPLRVVLAAESLRFAWPGVKAPCIDIEAFRITAGESVFLHGPSGCGKSTLLSLLAGVLVANEGRVMLLGHDWSQLSGAARDRSRVAHVGYIFQQFNLLPYLSVLDNVLLPCRFSARREAQAARNGSSREEAEHLLDQMGLDRNLWKRQALQLSVGQQQRVAAARALIGQPEVVIADEPTSALDEDRREAFLDVLLTACAVNHSALVFVSHDQRIAQRFARHVLLPEINRAASTAMAVDA from the coding sequence GTGAGCACCGCTTCGCAGGCCGACTCGACGCCCTTGCGCGTCGTGCTCGCGGCCGAGTCTCTGCGCTTCGCATGGCCTGGCGTGAAGGCGCCTTGCATCGACATCGAGGCCTTCCGCATCACCGCCGGCGAATCGGTGTTCCTGCACGGCCCGAGCGGCTGCGGCAAGAGCACCTTGCTGTCGCTGCTGGCCGGCGTGCTGGTGGCCAACGAAGGCCGCGTCATGCTGCTGGGGCACGACTGGTCGCAGCTCTCGGGCGCCGCGCGCGACCGCAGCCGCGTGGCCCACGTGGGCTACATCTTCCAGCAGTTCAACCTGCTGCCCTACCTGAGCGTGCTCGACAACGTGCTGCTGCCCTGCCGCTTCTCGGCCCGGCGCGAGGCGCAGGCCGCGCGCAACGGCAGCTCGCGCGAAGAAGCCGAGCACCTGCTCGACCAGATGGGCCTGGACCGCAACCTCTGGAAGCGCCAGGCGCTGCAGCTCTCCGTGGGCCAGCAGCAGCGCGTGGCCGCGGCGCGCGCGCTCATCGGCCAGCCCGAGGTGGTGATCGCCGACGAGCCCACCTCCGCGCTCGACGAAGACCGGCGCGAAGCCTTTCTCGACGTGCTGCTGACGGCCTGCGCCGTGAATCACAGCGCGCTCGTGTTCGTGAGCCATGACCAGCGCATCGCGCAGCGCTTTGCGCGGCATGTGCTGTTGCCCGAGATCAATCGCGCGGCGTCGACGGCGATGGCGGTGGACGCATGA
- a CDS encoding DUF2796 domain-containing protein: MKHIRLRRISGLAIAAAVFAAAPFLSAQAQQQHAHVHGQMKLDVAIDGPTVVIDMESPLDNIVGFERAPKTDAEKKTVADAVAQLRAADKLFAIDPAANCKLGPVDLRSGALGLGNPDPSEPVGHADLDATFSFNCTNAAAAKFIDLNLFSAFKGLRQIDSQIASSQGQFKRQIKRPTGAQAAQPARLSWGK, encoded by the coding sequence ATGAAACACATCCGACTCCGACGCATCTCCGGTCTCGCAATCGCCGCAGCAGTATTCGCTGCAGCCCCGTTCCTCTCCGCGCAAGCCCAGCAGCAGCACGCCCACGTGCACGGCCAGATGAAGCTGGACGTGGCCATCGACGGCCCCACGGTGGTGATCGACATGGAATCCCCGCTCGACAACATCGTCGGCTTCGAACGCGCCCCGAAGACCGATGCCGAGAAAAAGACCGTGGCCGACGCCGTCGCCCAGTTGCGCGCGGCCGACAAGCTCTTTGCCATCGACCCCGCCGCCAACTGCAAGCTCGGCCCGGTCGACCTGCGCTCCGGCGCGCTGGGCCTCGGCAACCCCGACCCGAGCGAGCCCGTGGGCCACGCCGACCTGGACGCCACCTTCTCCTTCAACTGCACCAATGCGGCCGCCGCGAAGTTCATCGACCTGAACCTGTTCAGCGCCTTCAAGGGCCTGCGCCAGATCGATTCGCAGATCGCTTCGTCGCAAGGTCAGTTCAAGCGCCAGATCAAGCGCCCCACCGGCGCGCAAGCGGCCCAGCCCGCCCGTCTGAGCTGGGGCAAGTAA
- a CDS encoding sulfurtransferase, whose translation MYTTLVSVEQLQQLQNSDTPHMVFDCSFELMKPEAGPQLYAAAHIPGALYANLDTDLSAKHGLPGAHGDVVVAQEDGVPASGGRHPLPSREKFAAWLSSVGFSNDMQAVVYDRNGANYCGRLWWMLKWMGHDAVAVLDGGLQAWQAAGGAVTDREEPARFQSNFVQGEPLAKLVTTDTVLHRLGQADQQLIDARAGARYRGEVEPLDPIAGHIPGALNRPFADNLGPDGKFKPASQLRAEFEALLAGRDAATVVHQCGSGVSAVPNLLAMQIAGLGTTALYAGSWSEWSNTPGLPTRQGAEP comes from the coding sequence ATGTACACCACCCTCGTCAGCGTCGAACAACTCCAGCAACTGCAGAACAGCGACACGCCCCACATGGTGTTCGACTGCAGCTTCGAGCTCATGAAACCCGAGGCCGGGCCACAGCTCTACGCCGCGGCCCACATTCCCGGCGCGCTGTACGCCAACCTCGACACCGACCTGAGCGCCAAGCACGGCCTCCCGGGCGCCCACGGCGACGTGGTGGTGGCCCAGGAAGACGGCGTGCCGGCCTCGGGCGGCCGTCATCCGCTGCCCAGCCGCGAGAAGTTCGCGGCGTGGCTCTCGAGCGTCGGCTTTTCCAACGACATGCAGGCCGTGGTGTACGACCGCAACGGCGCCAACTACTGCGGGCGCCTGTGGTGGATGCTCAAGTGGATGGGCCACGACGCCGTGGCCGTGCTCGACGGCGGCCTGCAGGCGTGGCAGGCCGCAGGCGGCGCGGTGACCGACCGCGAGGAGCCCGCGCGCTTCCAGTCGAATTTCGTACAGGGCGAGCCGCTTGCAAAGCTTGTGACTACCGACACCGTGTTGCATCGGCTCGGCCAGGCTGACCAGCAGCTGATCGACGCACGGGCCGGCGCACGATATCGCGGCGAGGTGGAACCTCTGGACCCGATTGCCGGTCACATCCCCGGGGCCCTGAACCGGCCCTTCGCCGACAACCTCGGCCCCGACGGCAAGTTCAAGCCGGCATCGCAATTGCGTGCCGAGTTCGAAGCGCTGCTCGCGGGACGCGACGCGGCGACAGTCGTCCACCAATGCGGCAGCGGCGTGAGCGCGGTGCCCAACCTGCTTGCGATGCAGATCGCCGGGCTCGGGACGACCGCGCTCTATGCCGGCAGCTGGAGCGAATGGAGCAACACGCCGGGGCTGCCGACCCGGCAAGGCGCAGAACCATGA
- a CDS encoding DMT family transporter gives MQALWMVLGAFLFATMSVVVKVASQWFNSGEMVLGRGLIGIVFLWLLSRKLGVSLATRYPGMHAWRSTIGVISLGAWFYAIAHMPLATAVTLNYMSSVWVAAFLIGGALLAWVPVPGRDGRVARPPLQGALAMTVLAGFIGVVLMLKPTVSGNEGFAGMLGLLSGLTAAFAYMQVVALSRIGEPELRTVFYFAVGSAVAGAFATAATGFSGGSSWTWQHALWLLPIGLLAALGQLCMTRAYATAKTEAGTLVVANLQYSGIIFAAFYSVVVFDDRIDALGWAGMALIVVSGIAATVLRQRAVPKAPAEEH, from the coding sequence ATGCAAGCGCTCTGGATGGTGCTCGGCGCCTTTTTGTTCGCCACGATGAGCGTGGTGGTGAAAGTGGCCTCGCAGTGGTTCAACAGCGGCGAGATGGTGCTGGGCCGCGGCCTCATCGGCATCGTCTTTCTCTGGCTGCTGTCACGCAAGCTCGGCGTCTCGCTCGCCACCAGGTACCCCGGCATGCACGCCTGGCGCAGCACCATCGGCGTGATCTCGCTGGGCGCATGGTTCTACGCCATCGCCCACATGCCGCTGGCCACCGCCGTCACGCTCAACTACATGAGCAGCGTGTGGGTCGCGGCCTTCCTCATCGGCGGTGCGCTGCTCGCGTGGGTGCCGGTGCCCGGGCGCGACGGCCGCGTGGCACGCCCGCCGCTGCAGGGCGCGCTCGCGATGACCGTGCTCGCGGGCTTCATCGGCGTGGTGCTGATGCTCAAGCCCACGGTCAGCGGCAACGAAGGCTTCGCGGGCATGCTGGGCCTGCTGTCGGGCCTGACGGCCGCCTTCGCCTACATGCAGGTGGTGGCGCTGTCGCGTATCGGCGAGCCCGAGTTGCGCACGGTGTTCTATTTCGCGGTCGGCTCGGCCGTGGCCGGTGCCTTCGCCACGGCGGCCACCGGGTTTTCGGGCGGCAGCTCGTGGACGTGGCAGCATGCGCTGTGGCTGCTGCCCATCGGCCTGCTTGCCGCCCTCGGGCAGCTCTGCATGACACGCGCCTACGCCACGGCCAAGACGGAAGCCGGCACCCTCGTGGTGGCCAACCTGCAGTACTCGGGCATCATCTTCGCGGCGTTCTACAGCGTGGTGGTGTTCGACGACCGCATCGATGCCCTCGGATGGGCGGGCATGGCGCTCATCGTCGTGAGCGGCATCGCGGCCACCGTGCTGCGCCAGCGGGCGGTGCCCAAGGCGCCGGCCGAAGAACACTAG